tgatatgaaactaacgcaagtgaatgacgagatgacgggtgacagagaggtatggaagaaaaagacatgctgcgccgaccccaagtgaatgggacaagggcaagcgaatgatgaataATAAAACCAAATAATGTAGCTAATAGTAATAAGAATAAGtaagatatttgttcctgagtcatgggtgttttctatgtatttaagtatttatatattatatatatcgttgtctgagtacccataacacaagcctccttgggcttatcgTGGGACTTAATCAATCTGTGAAAACAtgtccaatatttatttattttatttataatgtcgCAATAAATGACTtgttaaacttatttatttttctcaaatttatgaatcttttatatatttaccttTAATTTATATTACTCATGTAAGCCTGacctgtaatttatattatcaaTAAACTATGAGAATGAGTACTGAAGAATCTGGCCATTGTCAGATGTTTAGGAAGCTGTCATTGAAATtaaacaatgttattttaaagtttattatttattcaaaaatcatCACACTGGCGCGCATTATGCACAAGAAGGTCTTCAATATCGTCCATAAATAGTCACCGTGAAATTAAACCCATAATCCCTTTGACTCCTTAATTCGATTTTGACGGATTTCTGTCCAACACCGCCTCCGATGATCCTCGGGTAGCCTCCCCCAAAACGGTCATTGTCTTTCACAAGAATAGCCCTTATATAGGCGAAACTCTGCTTTCCTGGTGGCGGGTATTCTACAATAGAGGTTCGGACGCTGTATTTAATGCCATATTTGACTTCCTGGGATTCGTAAATGATGACGTCACGACTTGTCGGTTGTCCGAGAACCAAATCGTAGGTTTGACAGGAATATATCCCGAAAAGGCAGGAAAATACGAGTACAGTTATCGCACGCATTTTATCGGTTCGTTCTTTCGCATTTTTCGTGGCAAtgtgtgtataaatttgtagcAGTATCTTTATACAGTGTAAAAGTGTTATGCAATAACGAACAATCAGTTTTCCGAAGAACTGAAAACATGGTAAACTTACTAATACCAACTATCTCAGCTAAAAAGTGGCTATGATATTTAGCATATTTATGAGCTTAATTCctaaattgcaatatttttacctaaaatcattaaaataagtacataatgtaattgtaataaatcaataataattcctctttgaataaaatttcaaattaaaaaaaaatctagtacctatacctacctacaccaataattttaaatgcattaagtAGCCGTCTCTGATAAACAAGAGCCAATATGCCAAATTAATATGAAAAATGagaataaactaaaatagttaTGATACGAATGCCTCAATAGTGCGCAGTCATGCAGATTATGTTGAAACATAATATAGATTCCGTGTGTTACAGCGTGTCGCATACCATTTTCACACATAATTAAAACAGAGTGAATAGTGAAACTTTATGCTTAATTGAATAATGTCGTCCACAAACATCTCTAGCAAACAGTCCGTCTTATGACTCTCAACCTCTCAACGCTAAAAGACATAATAATACTAGATGAATTTTAATCCGGTCTTCCGTTTTTATAGCAATATTTTgtatagaataaaatatatgactAGGTTAGAcacaatgtaaataatttagatacgggtaggtacttacctgtattattcatttgttttctttcaTTTTACAAACCATTTAATTGGTGTAATTAtactaataatatacatattaaaaaaaaaaaatatatttccttaaactacgtccaaaagagaggtatgggcactgtgaatgacatctcgctttgtgtggtaaggcacaggacagcggatgtcattccagatctagagcagagcctaactggggaggtacctccaccttacagaaaaccgcagccaaataacactagaccctactaatagggttgtgttcctgccggtgagtaaggttgccagagctcgagggttaaggtcggcaacgcgcatgtaactcctctggagttgcaggcgtacataggctatggagactgcttaacatcaggcgagccgtatgcttgtttgccaccgacgtagtataattttttttatgtatatttacaaTGGTGAAGAGGAATTACATATTCGAGTTAACAATTAACTAATACAAATGTAGATTATAATGACCTCGTTTCTTAAATTAAGCAAATACCGTAAAAATATAAGCAGTAATTACCTACGCCCatctatatttatgtaatatacatatttaaactcGGTTATTAAGTTTTAGCTTAACTATGTAATtggtataatttttaattaaatatttttaaagtcatcgtaattattacataaaatgtttgtaatattaaacaatcattatataaatattgacGCACATGACAGAGCTATGACACAATCCTTATCAGAATGTCTATTTGATAAAGAGAATAAACATTACTTATTCATATTCCAATTAAAATATAACTGTAAATCTCCAGCAGGGTATTAAATCACATGCAGATAAAACACGTGGACAAAAAAATGTACTACTGACTGTACCCAATTTGTGTAGGAAATCACAATATTAATTGCAAACGTATCTATACGAATAAAATATACTTCGCAATCGAAAATTCTGATctagtattatattatttgattttgatgtaGTCAAAAACCATAAACTAACAACACtaaacgacgacgacgacgacgtaGGACATGAATCACCAGACGACCGGATCGCATGATCGTAAGCAATTACCTTTGCATTACCCAAAACTTGCGATAAAATTAAGATAACAGCTATTTGCATCTTGGATAACCCCGTCCATCTTATATATAAAAAGAGCGCGATCAATTATCACCTCAAAACGAACGAACAAAATGCGCGCGCTAGCCGTCTTATCGCTCCTGTGCCTTTTCGCGGCCTACTCCTGCCAGAGCCACGACCTGGTCCTAGGCCAGACCACGTACGGAGACGTCGTCTTATACAACGTCAACGAATATAAATATGGGTTCCCGTTCTTCGTGAGGACCAGCATTATTGAATACCCGGAGCCTGGGAAGTATAACTTCGCGTACATACGAGCTATCCATATTAAAGACAATGATCGCGATGGCTCAGGAGGGTACCCGTCGATTTCTGCTGGAGGCATTGGGCAAAGGTTTGTGAAGATCAAGTTGAAGTCCCAGCGAGGCGGCGGGTTTAACTTCACGGTGACCATCTACGGACGATATTGATTTCATTTTAACATGTGCGCCTAGtgcattttgtaaatattttattatatttacctatttatgttTTTCTGTCAGTATTAAAGTGCCACAAGTTTCCTGTTTTAGTTTTGTTGTAAAGAACACAATACTTACGCCTCTGAGTTACACAGTTAGTGTATAAATGTGTAATCTTAGTTTAAGGTGGACCTCTGCACCATGGAATGGAGGTTGTAAAATACCTAAAGACAGCACTGCGACTTTCTTGTGACATACACttgaaaaacataatatatcatTACGTAATTTAACTCGTAACacgatttataaaatatataccgTAAACATGTCTATGACGTCGACTGTTCATATCTTCTTGCGTCTTCTGATTATTACCAATTTATAATTGCCAGtaactacagatgtagtgcataattattttccatcgtgctttctcggaaacgttcgtatttgtcatgctacttcagccaatctcagggctataaccgcgaaaatcggaattcgcaaattgcgggcatttttctctgtcactctaattacgccttcattggagtaaaagagaaagattcccgcaatttgctaatttcggttttcgcggtagccccacagtactttttgtactgagattgactgaaatagcaagacacgttcgtatgtttccgtgaaaatacgaagggATATAATATTTATGCACTACAACTGTACAAAATGTTCAATTCTGTGAGACATGAGTTTACTTTGAATAGTTTAAATTCATGTTTCAGCTTAGGTACTGCTCCATTACTGCTCGAACAGATATTACTTATTCCCATAATTAACCAAATATTTTGTGACACTGAAGTCGaagaatattttgaaaacatgcagtaaaataaacaatgtacaaacaaatataatatatcaagGCGTTCTATCACTATCATTTTCTGTTGGAGTGGAACATCCTAAATAAGTAAACAGACACTGTGgcattaataaattaaacacataaaaaattattaattttaataacgtACAAAAACAAGTTTATAAAGAAAATCAATACTTCCGCGCAAACTGTCCATTCTCCTGATAAGGGTCATAACTACGGCCGCCTTTGCTATAATACGCAGCATTCAAATTTGGGTCAGCAGCGAACACTTCAATCTCGAATCTGTATCCCCTCAAAATGGAGGGGCTTGAGAGGCCGATGGTCACCGTCTTCCCGCCGATCCCGCCGCTCACGATACTCGCTTCGCCATCCTTGTCTGGTCTCAGATCCGTGACCAGGACTTCAGTGATCACGTTGTTCCCCGCTGCGCTGATTACGATTTGGTCAGTCCTGGTCCATAATGCTGGATTCGCTTCCTTTATTTCATTGTAGATTCGTGTAGAACGGCTATCAGCGTAGCCTAAACGAATATCATTGGCATTAGCCAATGAGAAGACtaaacaacacaacacgacGATCTTCATATTGTCTTAAAAACTGAATGAAAAACGAGACGTGTGTCCGTATTTATATGGCCCAGAACGTATTAGTGAGATCATATATAGTCTACGGTTAACAATAAACTGCTAACTTGGAGTTATTTTCGATACTCGTTAGGTATCGGAGTTACGAGGAAATTGCGTCATTGTCACATGTCGGCGAGATGACGAGATGTCGCCATTTGTAAACAAATTATCGAGTATTCAGCTGGGAATGGGAAGTATACATACCGTTTGACTCATTTTCAGTATTCAGtacttataaaatactataggtaggtactataccTGAATGTTCATAGCACGTTTCTAGTATAGATGGTTAATATTTTAAGTTAGTCATATTCTAATATCTCATACGGATGAAAGGGAAACGTTATACGTTACCAACTTTCGTAAATCCCTTGCTTGGTCACctctaaataaaatgttattagtGTTAACTTGTTATTAGTGGTAAAAGTCATAGTTCTGGcttttaactttcaaatataggtacaatatacGTATTACGTTTTACGTTATACGTTTTAGGTACCTAAAACAGAAATACTACGAACATTTTTCAGATAGAGGTTTA
The sequence above is drawn from the Cydia strobilella chromosome 2, ilCydStro3.1, whole genome shotgun sequence genome and encodes:
- the LOC134753668 gene encoding probable salivary secreted peptide, whose amino-acid sequence is MRALAVLSLLCLFAAYSCQSHDLVLGQTTYGDVVLYNVNEYKYGFPFFVRTSIIEYPEPGKYNFAYIRAIHIKDNDRDGSGGYPSISAGGIGQRFVKIKLKSQRGGGFNFTVTIYGRY
- the LOC134753657 gene encoding uncharacterized protein LOC134753657, with amino-acid sequence MKIVVLCCLVFSLANANDIRLGYADSRSTRIYNEIKEANPALWTRTDQIVISAAGNNVITEVLVTDLRPDKDGEASIVSGGIGGKTVTIGLSSPSILRGYRFEIEVFAADPNLNAAYYSKGGRSYDPYQENGQFARKY